The genomic segment CAACCAATTTTCTAATCAATTCAGTATCCATTTCATCTCCTTTTCGAGGTTAAACTCAACTGCTTGAAACAAATGATAGCAATCTTGAAAGAAAAATCCCTCGTTAAATTCTTTAAAATATAATTACAAAGCCATTGTAGCAAAGCTAAAGCGATTTTTCAAGAACTTATAGGAAATTCATTGAAGACGCATTACTTCGAATTTCGTCCGACAGCCATGGAACACTAATGCTTTGCGCCTTGACTTGTGGTTTTAACTTTTACTCTTGCTTTTAGCAGCCAAGCAAGCAGTCTGCAAAGCACAGATTAGACAACAAAGCAAAGTGGTGTTAGCACTTAAGTTCCTTGGATAAGAACATTTTTTAGTCACTTAGTTGTTGCCACTAGAGGTTGGGCCTTAAATTCACCAGCGAGTCAAAATTTTTCCTGAATAAGTCTTGACTTCATTTTTCAGATTCAACCATAGACTTAATCGGTTCGTAGGATTTTCGGTGAATAGGTGTAATTCCCAACTCTGTCAGTGCTGACAGATGTTTTGCTGTACCATAGCCAACATTATTTTCAAAATCATAACCAGGAAATTCAAGAGCAAACTCTGCCATCATCTCATCACGTGTCACTTTTGCAATAATTGAAGCCGCAGCAATCGAAAGCGATGTTGCGTCCCCATGAATAATCTTGGTCTGCGGTATCGCAATATCAAGTACCATCGCATCAATCAACAGATGTTCTGGGACAACTTTCAAATTTTCCACCGCCTGTAACATTGCGATTTTTGTCGCTTCATAGATATTTACTTCATCAATTTTTTCGTGACTGACCACTCCAATTCCGATAGCGATAGCTTGTTTTTGTATTTCATTAAATATCGTATGATGCTTTGATTTTGGTACTTTTTTACTATCATTCAAATCTCTAATTTTACAATTAGGAGGCAAAATCACCGCTGCCGTCACTACTGGTCCTGCAAGTGGTCCTCGTCCCACTTCATCAATTCCAGCAATTAACTCAATGCCTTGCGCATATAAATTCCGCTCAAATTCAAGCATTTTTTCCAAACGTTCATTTTCTGCAAATTCCGCAAGAATTTGTTTTTTTCGAGCCTTGATTGCCAAATGAACACCTGAGCGTGAATCAGCTTCAAAAATCTCAAATTCAGGTGCTGACAAGTCTGTCAGTTCTGACAATTGTTCTTTAATTTCTTTAATCGTTTGTCCCATTTTTATAAATTCCCATTTTCAAGAAAAAATTACTGACAAGATTTTGTCAGCATTTTTCACATCATAAAAACAACATTATTCCTTGTAATCACCGACTCTATCTAAGCAGAAAAGTCCTAACTTCCCATCTCGGGCATCCTTTACAAATAGACTGTAAAACCGGTCATAATCATCTCGAAACCCAAAACGACGTGTCAATTCCATAATTAATTCGGGAATTTCTAGATCTAAATCTTCATCATTAATGCGATAGCGTTTCTTTGCCAATTCAGGATAATGCCTCAAAAAATAATCCAAACCAAAAATTGTTACTTCATCCATCGGAAGCAAATCATCCTTAATCGCTCCCGTCAAAGCTAATTTCAATCCCACAAGCTGATCTTCAAACTTAGGCCACAGAATCCCTGGAGTATCAAGTAATTCCAGCTCCTTATTTGTACGAATCCATTGCTGTCCTTTGGTAACACCAGGGCGATTTCCCGTCACGGCTACCTTTTTACCAGCTAGACGATTCATCAATGTTGATTTTCCAGCATTTGGAATACCAATAATCATCGTCCGCAAAGTAGTATGAGCAATTCCTCGTTCGCTGTCACGCGCCATTTTAGCTGACATTAACTTTTTAGCAGCTGTCGTCAAACGTTTCGCAGTATATTCTTCCTTAGAATTTATCGCTAATGTTATAAAGTTTTGTTGCTCAAAATATTCAATCCAGTCCTTCACGGCACTAGAATCAGCCAAATCCGCCTTATTCAAAGCAATAATTCGCGGTTTATCACCAATAATTTGTCCCAACATAGGATTTCTTGAACTCATCGGTAACCTAGCATCTACCAGCTCAATCACAAAATCGACATACTTCAAATTTTCTTGCACCTGTCGCCTTGCTTTTGACATATGTCCTGGAAACCATTGGATTGTACTCATACTCTATAACTCCTTTAATATCAAGGTTTTGAACGCCCCTCAACTCTTTAATTTTTATTTTTAGGCAAAAATTGAGCAAAATTACTTAATTTTAGCATGTTTTACTTTACTGCCACCTTTTCAATAAAACGACTAATCGCATCAACTGATTTTTGTTGAGACGTGCTCATCAAGTGAGTATATTCGTTTGTTGTTGTTTCTTGAACATGACCGACACGGGCCTGAATCTCTTTCAATGGAACCGTTGGGTCATTTCTCAGTACATGAATATGCAAAACTGTGAGGAATAACATTTTTTATCCATTCAAACCCATACTTCTCTTTACACTCTAAGCACAAATGTTTGTTCACTCGTCCTAAAATTTCTCTAAAACTATGTGAAGCAATGGGTGCACTGTATTCGGTTCTAAAAAGAAAATCAGAGTTTCTAAAGAATTGTGATGGAAAATTTTCCATATGTTCATCAAAATCTTTATTGCGTTCAATTACTCTTTTTAATGCCTTTATCACAAACTCTGGCAACTGCTTAATGCGCTCGCCCGCTTCTGTTTTAGTGGTATCAAGATAAAAATCATCTACTCTCAAATCATGGGCCTGCAGTAATTTATCAATAGTAATCAGATGATTATCAAAATCAATATCTGACATTGTTAAAGCAGAAGCTTCTCCAATCCGACAACCAGTACCAATAAAAAACAATACAAGGTCATAACAATTCTGGTTTCTTCTCATCTTCAACTCTGATAAGAATACTCTTACCTCCCGCTCATCCAAAAACTTCTGTTTCAATCGTTGTCTTTTTGCTCGCTTCTCCTCAACAGTAGCACTCAGCTTCACAACTTTTGATGGAGAAAACGGAATTGCATTATGCAGAACACCGTAATCAAAAATTTTATTCAGAGTATATTTACGCTGAATGAGTGGACTGATATTTTTCTCTGCACTTATTTAGACAATTTTGAATAAGTAGAGGCGTGATATTTTCCAGCAAATTGTCTAATAACAATCACGTTTGATAGTTTGAGGTTTAAGAGTAGTTTGCCAAACATTAAACCAACTGTTTTTCAACTCTACAAAAGTAGTCATTGAGGAGCCTTTGAAAAATCCTTGGTTTTTTGCGATAATCTCATCAATTTTATCCATCAAATCACACCCAGCTTATCGTCTAGCTCTTGCTGTCTTTGCATAATATACCACAGATGCACGTTTTTTCTTACCTGTTAATGGGGCAACATATCGTTCTGTTAGTACATAGAACGATTTTCCATCCTTATTTTTCTTTCTTTAAAATACATATCTTATCCTCTAAAGATAAAATAGAAAGATGATTAACAACTTTCATTTTATCATTTTTTTACCTATTTTTCCTTGATTTTTGAATAATCATGTTGTTTCCAATATAAAAAGTCTTCAAATATTTCTATGTTGATAAAAACTAATTTATTCGTTGGATTGATTACACCCGCTCTAAATCTCTTGTTATTTAGCATCTCAGAAAGCCATCTGTTCAACGTATAAACATTCAAATTTTCGTAACGTAGCAAAATTCCTTTTTTACTCGTCCACACAGCATTACTATCAATAGGCACATGTTTAAATTTCATACCCACCTCTTTTTGGTCATTAACCAAAACATGATATAATCACCTTACAAAATTATTTTGGGAAGTCCTGATTGCCATCAGAGCTTTTTTCGTGTCTAAGTTTCCAAACTGTTTCGTGAGAAAAATTGCGTTAACTCTCCCTCTTCTGAAATATCAAGTTGGTAAATAGAAACAACAGCTTCAAATTCAATACTTGCCAAGTTCTTATTGTCTGTTATAAAAGACGGTTTAAATCCTTTGAAATAATCGTCAGGTAATAACTTCAGAGAGATTTCAAGTTGTTTCAAACTAAGACTTACAAAATATCTCGGTTGATGAAAGGCACTAGGAATTTCAATCAATTCTTTTGTAATATACTTCGTGATATAACTTGCTGATTTCTTTCTATCCTGAATTTTTGAAACGGTAGAAAATCCATTCTGCCAATTTTCTGCATTATAAATTTGAATTCTATTTTTCTTGATAAGCTGATTACTCCGAGGATATTGAGATTCTATAAAGTAGTGGAGATAAGTCACCCATCACTTCCCATTAGTTGTTCCACCCTATTATAGATCAATAGATAATGTAACAAATATAGATAAATATCATTCATGATTCCAATTTTTTCTATCCCTATTGGTCATGACATCATTACTGATGCTGCAGCCCTTTTAGGGTTAAAAACGTTACAAATACAAAAGAGGACTCACCATGAGTTCCCCTATATATTCAATATATTATAACCGACGAGATATCCTAAAATTAAAATAAGTTAAACTTGTCCAATAAAACAAGTAAATATGCAGTGAGTAATACGGACAACACCATTGTTAATCCTCCAAACAAGATTACTAGCCATTCTACGCATTATGACAAGTTTTCTAATAACTCACTAAGTTACAGCTCCAAACGCTATCAGGAAATAAAAAATCATATAAAGCGTATACACATATTATAGCAGAAACACGATAACTCCACAACGATTTGAGGTACCA from the Lactococcus allomyrinae genome contains:
- a CDS encoding ribonuclease HII, translating into MGQTIKEIKEQLSELTDLSAPEFEIFEADSRSGVHLAIKARKKQILAEFAENERLEKMLEFERNLYAQGIELIAGIDEVGRGPLAGPVVTAAVILPPNCKIRDLNDSKKVPKSKHHTIFNEIQKQAIAIGIGVVSHEKIDEVNIYEATKIAMLQAVENLKVVPEHLLIDAMVLDIAIPQTKIIHGDATSLSIAAASIIAKVTRDEMMAEFALEFPGYDFENNVGYGTAKHLSALTELGITPIHRKSYEPIKSMVESEK
- the ylqF gene encoding ribosome biogenesis GTPase YlqF, translated to MSTIQWFPGHMSKARRQVQENLKYVDFVIELVDARLPMSSRNPMLGQIIGDKPRIIALNKADLADSSAVKDWIEYFEQQNFITLAINSKEEYTAKRLTTAAKKLMSAKMARDSERGIAHTTLRTMIIGIPNAGKSTLMNRLAGKKVAVTGNRPGVTKGQQWIRTNKELELLDTPGILWPKFEDQLVGLKLALTGAIKDDLLPMDEVTIFGLDYFLRHYPELAKKRYRINDEDLDLEIPELIMELTRRFGFRDDYDRFYSLFVKDARDGKLGLFCLDRVGDYKE
- a CDS encoding tyrosine-type recombinase/integrase, which translates into the protein MKQKFLDEREVRVFLSELKMRRNQNCYDLVLFFIGTGCRIGEASALTMSDIDFDNHLITIDKLLQAHDLRVDDFYLDTTKTEAGERIKQLPEFVIKALKRVIERNKDFDEHMENFPSQFFRNSDFLFRTEYSAPIASHSFREILGRVNKHLCLECKEKYGFEWIKNVIPHSFAYSCTEK
- a CDS encoding DNA-binding protein; amino-acid sequence: MKFKHVPIDSNAVWTSKKGILLRYENLNVYTLNRWLSEMLNNKRFRAGVINPTNKLVFINIEIFEDFLYWKQHDYSKIKEK